A genomic region of Methanobacterium sp. SMA-27 contains the following coding sequences:
- a CDS encoding nitroreductase family protein produces MTVDNGVLGVGTAPYFIVVAEVRGIPPVEQESIAHCLENMWLKATALKLGFHLVSLTSQMAEDKEFLTLLNIPAGKYSINGCAVGYPAIGTPSVNRPEVKDVTIWMGDR; encoded by the coding sequence ATGACTGTAGATAATGGTGTTCTTGGTGTGGGAACAGCACCGTATTTTATAGTTGTTGCTGAAGTAAGAGGAATTCCGCCTGTTGAACAGGAATCTATTGCACATTGTCTTGAAAATATGTGGCTTAAAGCAACAGCCTTAAAACTTGGATTTCATCTAGTATCTTTAACATCACAAATGGCGGAGGATAAAGAGTTTCTCACACTTCTTAACATACCTGCAGGTAAGTACAGTATTAATGGATGTGCTGTGGGTTATCCTGCAATTGGAACACCATCTGTAAATCGTCCAGAAGTCAAAGATGTTACAATTTGGATGGGTGATAGATGA
- a CDS encoding carbonic anhydrase, with translation MDGRVQLPVIKWIMENYGVEYVDMITAPGIDGLMADRGNNIKDILEKISISKKVHSTNQIFIVGHHDCLANPVTSDVHKKQIIESVYRIKKLNLNCNVIGLWVDSRSKIQIVHEI, from the coding sequence ATTGATGGAAGGGTTCAACTACCAGTTATCAAATGGATCATGGAGAATTATGGGGTGGAATATGTAGACATGATAACTGCTCCTGGAATAGACGGTCTAATGGCAGATAGGGGCAATAATATTAAGGATATTCTTGAAAAGATAAGTATTTCAAAAAAGGTTCATTCAACGAATCAAATATTCATTGTTGGGCATCATGACTGTTTAGCAAATCCTGTAACTAGTGATGTACATAAAAAACAGATAATTGAATCGGTTTATCGTATTAAAAAATTAAATTTAAATTGCAATGTGATAGGGCTATGGGTTGATAGTAGATCAAAGATTCAAATTGTTCATGAAATTTAA
- a CDS encoding TIGR04083 family peptide-modifying radical SAM enzyme → MVFHVMLVPTLGCPSNCSYCWSSEVDSDLMSIETVEEVVKWLKNFRDDTVTFTFHGGEPLLAGFDFYKKALPLIKKGLEHLKPALALQTNLWNLTPEMAELFSEYNIPIGSSIDGPEELNNYQRGEGYYKKTMKGYEIAKSHNLKVSFICTFTSHSINYKEDILNYFIDNGLTLKLHPSLPSMRDENPEEWALSPEEYGELLVYLLDQYLEHMDEIEIMNIDNLAKSVFRRKGTVCTFVDCMGDTFAIGPDGSIYPCYRFVGMPEYVMGNVYDHPTIDDLAKSQPWKLLQKFKEYVDVECKKCTYVKFCRGGCPYNALAITDAQVEGVDPHCTAYKRIFKEITDRATVEMLSGSGMVGNSKRNKNSIMSLMLKGS, encoded by the coding sequence ATGGTTTTTCATGTTATGCTAGTCCCTACACTTGGTTGTCCCTCTAACTGCAGTTATTGCTGGAGTTCCGAGGTAGATTCAGATCTGATGAGCATTGAAACTGTGGAAGAAGTTGTTAAATGGCTTAAAAACTTCAGAGATGACACAGTTACATTCACTTTTCATGGTGGTGAACCTTTACTTGCTGGTTTTGATTTTTATAAAAAAGCTCTTCCACTAATAAAAAAAGGTTTAGAACATTTAAAACCTGCTCTTGCTCTTCAAACCAATTTATGGAATCTTACCCCTGAAATGGCAGAATTATTTAGTGAATATAATATTCCAATAGGTTCGAGTATTGATGGTCCAGAAGAACTGAACAACTACCAAAGGGGTGAAGGATACTATAAAAAGACTATGAAAGGTTATGAAATAGCAAAATCCCATAATCTGAAAGTTAGTTTTATATGTACATTTACTTCACATTCAATTAATTATAAAGAAGATATCCTAAATTACTTCATTGATAACGGATTAACACTTAAATTACATCCTTCACTGCCTTCCATGAGAGATGAAAATCCTGAGGAATGGGCTCTTTCACCAGAAGAATATGGGGAACTTTTGGTTTACCTACTTGATCAATACTTGGAACATATGGATGAAATTGAAATCATGAACATCGATAACCTTGCTAAAAGTGTTTTCCGGCGCAAAGGTACTGTTTGTACCTTCGTTGATTGTATGGGAGACACATTTGCCATAGGACCAGATGGTAGTATATATCCATGCTATCGTTTCGTTGGTATGCCAGAATATGTAATGGGCAATGTTTATGACCATCCTACCATAGATGATCTGGCCAAATCTCAACCATGGAAACTTCTACAAAAATTCAAGGAATATGTAGATGTTGAATGTAAAAAATGTACTTATGTCAAGTTTTGCAGGGGCGGATGTCCATATAATGCATTGGCAATTACAGATGCGCAAGTGGAAGGTGTAGATCCTCATTGCACAGCATATAAACGTATTTTTAAGGAGATTACTGACAGGGCAACAGTGGAAATGCTCTCTGGATCTGGTATGGTTGGTAATTCTAAAAGAAATAAAAATAGTATAATGTCTTTAATGCTCAAAGGTTCTTAA
- a CDS encoding UbiA family prenyltransferase yields MIKTLIKSTRISWAAKNINMYLLVLTYAYFADIFINNPFEILEGLILVSALWGALYSLNDLTDLEYDRKDKKKQKRPFIQEHVEKKWIILFCTIIISSVFVIAVTTLRFSFTIILGLMLLNQLIYTVPPIRLKDTIFAPFSSTATNSILRMASCAVLLGNIFIVPLSVYIFMYTASMGTYIMYKSKQTAASALTLISGIILVYAFLVGDMNLIQFAVAVLPAFLATIPLYLSLFTQKDKMFDIADILYHQIAMLFFLISIIYILFFHNIPL; encoded by the coding sequence ATGATAAAAACTTTAATAAAGTCCACAAGAATATCATGGGCTGCTAAAAACATTAATATGTATCTTTTGGTTCTTACCTATGCTTATTTTGCAGATATATTTATAAACAATCCATTTGAAATACTCGAAGGTCTTATACTAGTATCTGCACTTTGGGGAGCTTTATACAGTCTAAATGATCTCACTGACTTGGAATATGACAGAAAGGATAAAAAAAAGCAGAAAAGACCATTTATTCAGGAACATGTTGAAAAAAAATGGATAATACTATTCTGTACAATTATTATATCCTCTGTATTTGTTATTGCTGTGACAACTCTCAGATTTTCATTTACAATTATATTAGGGTTAATGCTACTGAATCAATTAATTTATACTGTTCCACCAATAAGACTTAAAGATACAATATTTGCTCCTTTTTCGAGTACTGCAACCAATTCTATACTCAGAATGGCTTCTTGTGCAGTGCTGTTAGGAAATATTTTCATTGTTCCATTGAGTGTTTACATTTTTATGTATACAGCAAGCATGGGCACTTATATTATGTACAAATCTAAACAAACTGCAGCAAGTGCCCTTACACTTATTTCAGGAATCATATTGGTTTATGCATTTTTAGTAGGAGATATGAATCTAATACAATTTGCTGTAGCAGTTTTACCCGCATTTTTGGCAACCATACCACTTTATCTTTCTCTTTTCACACAGAAGGATAAGATGTTTGATATAGCAGATATTCTCTATCATCAAATAGCAATGCTGTTTTTCTTGATCAGTATAATTTACATACTTTTCTTCCACAACATTCCATTATAA
- a CDS encoding oligopeptide:H+ symporter, with the protein MLKQHPKGLYLLFTTEMWERFSYYGMRAILSLYMIKAMFFSTAFTSSIYGYYTGMVYLTPLIGGYIADRYWGNRKSIIFGGLLMALGQFSLATSSYLYSPQSVAITNSFFVFNNQTVFFLLGLFLLVLGNGFFKPNISSMVGFLYSDNDGRRDSAFTIFYMGINLGH; encoded by the coding sequence ATGCTTAAACAACATCCTAAAGGATTATATCTACTTTTCACAACAGAAATGTGGGAACGTTTCAGTTACTATGGTATGAGAGCTATTTTATCGCTTTATATGATTAAAGCTATGTTTTTCAGTACTGCCTTTACATCAAGTATTTACGGTTATTACACCGGCATGGTATATTTAACACCACTAATTGGTGGCTATATTGCCGATAGATATTGGGGTAATAGAAAATCCATTATCTTCGGAGGTTTATTGATGGCATTGGGGCAGTTTTCACTTGCAACAAGCAGTTATTTATATTCTCCCCAATCTGTAGCTATAACGAATTCATTTTTTGTGTTCAATAATCAGACAGTATTTTTCTTGTTAGGGTTATTTTTGCTTGTATTGGGAAATGGATTTTTTAAACCCAACATATCATCGATGGTCGGATTTTTATATTCAGATAATGATGGACGAAGAGATTCAGCATTTACAATATTTTATATGGGCATAAATTTAGGGCATTGA
- a CDS encoding winged helix-turn-helix domain-containing protein has translation MKKILWWLIAGTKGGVNRARIIHLLNQRPYNAHQLAEKLELDYKTVRHHIKVLEDNNIITASGEKYGTMYFLSSSMEENYELFQQIWKEISEN, from the coding sequence ATGAAGAAAATACTTTGGTGGCTTATTGCTGGTACAAAAGGAGGAGTTAATAGGGCCAGGATAATACACCTACTAAATCAAAGGCCTTATAACGCCCACCAGCTTGCTGAAAAATTAGAACTAGATTATAAAACAGTTAGGCATCACATCAAGGTTTTAGAGGATAATAACATAATAACAGCATCTGGAGAAAAATATGGAACCATGTATTTTCTTTCATCCTCGATGGAAGAAAATTATGAACTTTTCCAGCAGATATGGAAGGAAATTAGTGAAAATTAG
- a CDS encoding NAD(P)/FAD-dependent oxidoreductase, which yields MILLTENIPEKGASLQKDMKTYAIIPYIAGGIIDPYELRKIADIADKYHVKTLKMTSSQRIVMIGIKPEDIDNIWDDLDMKPGGFTGARVRPSKLCPGSLYCKKGVQDTIEMGMKIDDIYCGLKTPKKLKIGVSGCVNSCAEPAIKDIGLIGTPKGWKLLVGGNAGIKPRIGSLMAKNLSDENALNLIGRIIDYYKANSNEKRLSSFIAEINFDNFMNDILNNHNSS from the coding sequence GTGATCTTATTGACGGAAAACATACCTGAAAAGGGAGCTTCACTTCAAAAAGACATGAAAACTTATGCAATCATTCCTTACATAGCTGGAGGTATAATAGATCCATATGAATTAAGAAAGATTGCAGATATAGCAGATAAATATCATGTCAAAACATTGAAAATGACTTCAAGTCAAAGAATAGTAATGATTGGAATAAAACCTGAAGATATTGACAACATATGGGATGATCTAGATATGAAACCCGGAGGTTTTACTGGCGCTAGGGTGAGACCATCCAAATTATGTCCCGGATCATTGTACTGTAAAAAAGGTGTGCAAGACACCATTGAAATGGGCATGAAAATTGATGATATTTATTGTGGACTTAAAACACCTAAAAAATTAAAAATTGGAGTTTCAGGTTGTGTAAATTCATGTGCTGAACCTGCTATTAAAGATATTGGATTAATAGGAACTCCAAAAGGATGGAAACTATTAGTCGGAGGGAATGCAGGAATAAAACCTAGAATAGGTAGTTTAATGGCTAAAAATTTATCAGATGAAAATGCTTTAAATCTAATAGGCAGGATTATAGATTATTATAAAGCCAACTCTAATGAAAAACGTTTAAGTTCATTTATAGCAGAAATAAACTTTGATAATTTCATGAATGACATATTAAATAACCATAACTCTTCATAA
- a CDS encoding nitroreductase family protein, producing MDINIDKQTNELLDEVIKSRRSVRSFKKQSPPKENIEDILNAGMLAPFAAQAVGEMKDFRRFFVFENDTPSIEIAEKLMKNKAVEGLNHFKNILKEKPFLKPRVQPFIG from the coding sequence ATGGACATTAATATCGATAAACAAACTAATGAATTATTGGATGAAGTTATAAAATCAAGACGTTCAGTTAGATCTTTTAAGAAACAATCACCTCCAAAGGAGAATATTGAAGATATTTTAAATGCAGGAATGTTGGCCCCATTTGCTGCACAAGCTGTTGGAGAAATGAAAGATTTCAGACGCTTTTTTGTATTTGAAAATGACACCCCCAGTATCGAAATCGCAGAAAAACTCATGAAAAATAAAGCGGTGGAAGGGTTAAATCATTTTAAGAATATACTTAAAGAAAAACCTTTTTTAAAACCAAGAGTCCAACCATTCATTGGATAA
- a CDS encoding flavin reductase family protein: MKKSLGAKTIVYPTPVFIVGTYDMNEKPDVMAAAWGGISCSQPPCVSISLQKQRYTLKNIVEREAFTISIPSEEYVTESDYFGIVSGKDEDKFLESGLTHVKSKIVDAPYVKEFPLILECKLVHTVDLGMHTQFTGEIMDVKVDEKATNTNGLPDITKIKPFTFDPAGMAYYGIGNNLGPAFNIGKKIKKQ; encoded by the coding sequence ATGAAAAAATCCTTAGGAGCAAAAACAATTGTATATCCAACCCCTGTTTTTATAGTGGGAACATATGATATGAATGAAAAACCAGATGTAATGGCAGCTGCATGGGGAGGTATTTCATGTTCACAACCTCCATGTGTTTCAATTTCACTTCAAAAACAGAGATACACCCTTAAAAACATTGTTGAGAGAGAGGCATTTACAATAAGTATTCCATCCGAAGAATATGTAACTGAATCAGATTATTTTGGAATCGTTTCAGGTAAGGATGAAGATAAATTCTTAGAAAGTGGACTTACACATGTGAAATCTAAAATTGTGGATGCACCATATGTCAAAGAATTTCCGCTTATACTCGAGTGTAAGTTGGTTCACACAGTTGATTTGGGCATGCATACTCAGTTTACAGGTGAAATAATGGATGTTAAGGTTGACGAAAAAGCAACTAACACAAATGGGCTTCCAGATATCACAAAAATTAAGCCATTCACATTTGATCCTGCGGGTATGGCTTACTATGGTATAGGAAATAATCTTGGTCCTGCATTCAATATTGGAAAAAAGATAAAAAAACAATAA
- a CDS encoding peptide MFS transporter, translating into MISPIIIGLLVGENNPAYYMYGFLAAGIGMLLGLVIFILGKNKYLVDPEGGAVGDVPNHQYDPDNCNDQTLTWVEKQRIMVIVILAFFGIFFWAAFEQAGVSLTFLAEQHVDRVITAINFTIPAPWFQSVNPLAILLFAPFFAALWLKLKDKGKKPSIPLKMSGGLLMLSVGFMILVFASKTLDDGASISPLWLIVAYVLFTFGELCISPIGLSMVSKLSPARFTCLLMGIWFLTNAFANILAGQLSALYPDPTQPTPYILGIPINSFTSFFMIFVVMSIIAALILFLMRKRLETMMHGIE; encoded by the coding sequence TTGATTTCTCCAATTATCATTGGATTATTAGTAGGTGAAAATAACCCTGCTTATTACATGTATGGATTTTTAGCTGCTGGAATTGGAATGTTGCTAGGACTTGTTATCTTCATATTGGGTAAGAATAAGTATTTGGTAGATCCAGAGGGTGGTGCTGTGGGGGATGTTCCAAATCATCAGTATGACCCGGATAACTGTAATGATCAAACTTTAACTTGGGTAGAAAAGCAGAGAATAATGGTAATTGTTATACTGGCATTCTTTGGAATATTCTTCTGGGCTGCGTTTGAACAAGCAGGAGTATCTTTAACTTTCCTGGCCGAACAACATGTTGATAGGGTTATAACTGCAATTAACTTTACAATACCGGCTCCATGGTTCCAGTCTGTAAATCCCCTTGCAATCCTTTTATTTGCACCATTTTTTGCAGCACTATGGTTAAAATTAAAAGATAAGGGAAAAAAACCATCAATCCCTCTTAAAATGTCAGGTGGTTTATTAATGCTATCCGTAGGTTTCATGATCCTAGTTTTTGCTTCAAAAACACTGGATGATGGTGCCAGTATCAGTCCACTGTGGCTTATTGTCGCCTACGTACTTTTCACATTTGGTGAACTATGTATATCTCCAATTGGATTATCAATGGTATCTAAACTTTCACCTGCAAGATTCACATGTCTGCTAATGGGGATTTGGTTTTTGACAAACGCCTTTGCTAATATACTTGCTGGACAGTTAAGTGCACTCTATCCAGATCCTACACAACCAACACCATATATTCTTGGAATACCAATTAACAGCTTTACATCATTTTTCATGATATTTGTTGTGATGTCGATTATAGCGGCTTTGATATTATTCCTAATGAGGAAAAGATTAGAAACTATGATGCATGGAATAGAATAA
- a CDS encoding acetylxylan esterase translates to MGKYKINSISDNGVFVITESYKNLYNKFKSLKNSRGRIIHVIGAPGTGKSANIYAAMDELGLNVYDVEFTIKDVDSNSEEVFKEIYNFLKKDRNAKSKEEVYKNLSKFDVVLFADRFHDSHLLDNNNVGFSVWTAHAGFNSIKFYLYCIWEYINERKSFKEINIVLQTAWRVYFLGKKYDIFTDLGILSRIIVAFMKILFEVVEISYSSQETLKIVKEYFDVDEKLIEQYIHKYGSKPRFICQALENNE, encoded by the coding sequence ATGGGAAAGTATAAGATTAACTCTATCTCAGACAATGGTGTATTTGTTATTACAGAATCCTATAAAAATTTGTACAACAAATTCAAAAGCCTTAAAAATAGTAGGGGAAGAATAATTCACGTGATTGGGGCTCCTGGTACTGGTAAATCTGCAAACATATATGCTGCAATGGATGAATTGGGGTTAAATGTTTATGATGTAGAATTCACCATCAAAGATGTTGATTCTAATTCAGAAGAAGTTTTCAAAGAGATCTACAACTTTTTAAAGAAGGACAGAAATGCAAAATCTAAGGAAGAAGTATATAAAAATTTATCAAAGTTTGATGTTGTACTTTTCGCAGACAGGTTTCATGATTCCCATTTACTGGATAACAATAATGTAGGTTTTAGTGTATGGACTGCACATGCAGGATTCAATTCAATAAAATTCTATCTTTATTGTATATGGGAATATATTAACGAAAGAAAATCTTTTAAAGAAATTAACATAGTATTGCAAACTGCATGGAGGGTTTATTTCCTGGGGAAAAAATACGATATTTTCACCGACCTAGGAATTCTGTCACGTATCATTGTTGCTTTTATGAAAATATTATTTGAAGTGGTAGAAATATCCTACTCCTCACAAGAAACACTTAAAATAGTAAAAGAATATTTTGATGTTGATGAAAAGCTCATTGAGCAATATATTCATAAATATGGATCTAAACCCAGATTCATTTGTCAGGCATTGGAAAATAATGAATAG
- a CDS encoding winged helix-turn-helix domain-containing protein: MRKLIWWVFAGTAGGPNRARIIMALKERPYNAHQLAEKLELNYKTVRHHLKILDENNMITSTGKNKYGELYFLSPKMEENYDIFRDIWKELV, from the coding sequence ATGAGAAAACTGATTTGGTGGGTATTTGCTGGAACAGCAGGAGGGCCTAATCGAGCTAGAATTATTATGGCTTTGAAAGAAAGACCTTATAACGCCCATCAGCTCGCGGAAAAACTTGAACTCAACTATAAAACAGTGCGACATCATTTGAAAATATTAGACGAAAACAATATGATAACTTCTACAGGTAAAAATAAGTATGGGGAATTGTATTTCCTTTCACCAAAAATGGAAGAAAATTATGATATTTTCAGAGACATTTGGAAGGAATTGGTTTAA
- a CDS encoding serine dehydratase subunit alpha family protein — translation MYDEKFLDLLERELVVALGCTEPNSIAYAAALAKKYAEGNKIIKVEVIASRNVIKNAMSVGIPGTDSCGINLAAALGIFAEYLDKNLEVLANLKDHDIENAQKMIEMGLVTVKLANSPKKLYVEVIVETEDFNSRVIIEDIHNNVVLLEVNGKNIVDIQKSTDKQIFNYDMTEENLDFLSVDSIWKFVNNVDIKKLDLIRESIKLNMEICLEGLDKPYGLHVGRSIKSNMENGFIADDAANYATALTAAGSDARMAGSILPVMSNSGSGNQGISATIPVVAFAEKLDSNEDTLIRGVVLSNLITIYIKSILGRLSSLCGATISATGACCGITYMMGGGEGEIKSSIQNILGNITGMICDGAKAGCALKVATCTTAAIQSTIVTLEGNSIKSTDGIIEKNPDDTIKNFCRVGNDGMKDADKIILDIMLQKSNTNS, via the coding sequence ATGTACGATGAAAAATTCTTGGATCTTTTAGAAAGGGAGCTAGTTGTTGCATTAGGATGCACAGAACCTAATTCTATTGCATATGCAGCAGCTCTTGCTAAAAAATATGCAGAAGGAAATAAGATAATTAAAGTTGAAGTAATTGCATCTCGTAATGTTATTAAAAATGCTATGTCTGTTGGAATCCCTGGAACAGATAGTTGTGGTATAAATCTAGCAGCAGCATTGGGTATTTTTGCTGAGTATCTAGACAAAAATCTAGAGGTACTTGCTAATCTCAAAGATCATGACATTGAAAATGCCCAAAAAATGATCGAAATGGGCTTGGTTACTGTTAAGTTAGCCAATTCTCCTAAAAAGTTATATGTAGAAGTAATTGTTGAAACTGAGGACTTTAATTCCCGGGTAATTATTGAAGATATACATAACAATGTTGTTTTGCTAGAAGTTAACGGGAAAAATATTGTTGATATTCAAAAGAGTACTGATAAGCAAATATTCAATTATGACATGACCGAAGAAAATCTGGATTTTCTGAGTGTTGATTCAATATGGAAATTTGTTAATAATGTTGACATAAAAAAACTTGATTTAATTAGAGAAAGCATTAAACTGAATATGGAAATTTGTTTAGAAGGCTTGGATAAACCTTATGGTCTTCATGTTGGTAGGAGTATCAAATCAAATATGGAAAATGGATTTATTGCAGATGATGCGGCAAATTACGCAACAGCATTAACAGCAGCAGGATCTGATGCCCGTATGGCTGGTAGTATTTTACCGGTTATGAGTAATTCTGGAAGTGGAAATCAAGGAATTTCTGCCACAATTCCTGTTGTTGCATTTGCAGAGAAATTGGATTCTAATGAAGATACATTAATACGAGGAGTAGTACTCAGTAACCTAATAACTATCTACATTAAATCAATTTTAGGACGTTTATCCTCTTTGTGCGGTGCAACTATATCTGCTACAGGTGCATGTTGTGGAATCACTTACATGATGGGTGGTGGTGAAGGGGAAATAAAATCATCAATACAGAACATATTGGGCAATATAACAGGAATGATCTGTGATGGTGCAAAAGCAGGATGTGCCCTTAAAGTAGCAACTTGCACTACAGCAGCCATACAATCCACCATTGTTACATTAGAAGGGAATTCAATAAAATCAACAGATGGTATAATTGAAAAAAATCCTGACGACACTATAAAAAATTTTTGCAGAGTAGGAAATGATGGTATGAAAGATGCTGACAAAATAATACTGGATATAATGCTTCAAAAAAGTAACACCAACTCTTAA
- a CDS encoding NAD(P)/FAD-dependent oxidoreductase, translating into MKLIETDVLVIGAGPAGSSTAKHAALNGADVILMDKKSEIGAPKRCAEGVSKDGLKKLGIEPSSRWVTKELSGVRLVSPNGTDVWMREDQVKLPEAGYILERKVFDKFMAMDAARAGATIMIKTLARGMRKDFDSYVVSCESMGEDFEIKAKIVVGADGPESRVGRWGGLKTAVKPKNMESGIQFEMVGLEMEDPNCIEFYFGSVAPGGYAWIFPKGDDIANVGLGIVSTETNKSAYEHLLEFVANCPATKNAQPVELNIGGDPVGGMLKTLVSDNVIIVGDAAGHVNPLTGGGIITALEAGMYAGEVAAAAVKEGDYSEKRLKEYQDKCKKEIGDSFEKYLKTKDYMLSLSDSDLDSIAEAFKDTEFENISTTELVKLLIKVSPKALLKLGKLF; encoded by the coding sequence ATGAAGTTAATAGAGACAGATGTGCTTGTAATAGGAGCAGGTCCTGCTGGATCATCCACTGCAAAACATGCTGCTTTAAACGGGGCAGATGTTATTCTGATGGATAAAAAATCTGAAATAGGTGCACCTAAAAGATGTGCTGAAGGTGTTTCGAAAGATGGCCTTAAAAAACTTGGAATTGAACCAAGTAGTAGATGGGTTACTAAAGAACTTAGTGGAGTAAGATTAGTTTCTCCAAATGGTACTGACGTCTGGATGAGGGAAGACCAAGTGAAACTTCCTGAGGCAGGTTACATACTTGAGAGGAAAGTCTTTGACAAGTTCATGGCAATGGACGCTGCAAGAGCAGGTGCAACCATCATGATTAAAACCCTTGCAAGGGGTATGAGAAAGGACTTTGATAGCTATGTTGTGAGCTGCGAGAGTATGGGAGAGGACTTTGAGATCAAGGCTAAGATAGTTGTAGGTGCAGACGGGCCAGAATCCCGGGTTGGAAGATGGGGCGGTCTAAAAACTGCTGTTAAACCTAAAAATATGGAATCCGGAATTCAATTTGAAATGGTTGGTCTTGAAATGGAAGATCCTAACTGTATCGAATTCTACTTTGGAAGTGTTGCACCCGGTGGATACGCTTGGATCTTTCCAAAGGGCGATGACATAGCAAATGTTGGTCTTGGAATTGTATCAACAGAAACAAATAAAAGCGCCTACGAACATCTACTAGAATTTGTTGCTAATTGTCCCGCAACCAAGAATGCACAACCGGTTGAACTTAACATTGGCGGAGATCCAGTGGGCGGAATGCTGAAAACACTGGTTTCAGATAATGTAATTATAGTAGGAGATGCTGCAGGACATGTTAACCCACTAACAGGTGGAGGAATCATTACTGCACTTGAAGCAGGTATGTACGCAGGAGAAGTAGCTGCAGCTGCTGTTAAAGAAGGAGATTATTCTGAAAAAAGATTAAAGGAATACCAGGATAAATGCAAAAAAGAAATTGGAGACTCCTTTGAGAAATACTTGAAAACAAAGGATTATATGCTAAGCCTTTCAGATTCTGATCTTGATTCAATAGCAGAAGCATTTAAAGATACAGAATTTGAGAATATAAGCACCACTGAACTAGTAAAATTACTTATAAAAGTATCTCCAAAGGCTCTTCTAAAATTAGGAAAACTTTTCTAG
- a CDS encoding TIGR04165 family Cys-rich peptide — MNLGKLDEKCPKCGCKDKILKRDIESEHRAHAKTGALLCSECGYVFKSREDEEKEKE; from the coding sequence GTGAACCTGGGTAAATTAGATGAAAAATGTCCTAAATGTGGTTGCAAGGATAAAATTCTCAAAAGAGATATTGAATCCGAACATCGTGCACATGCCAAAACAGGAGCACTTCTGTGCAGTGAATGTGGATATGTATTTAAAAGTAGAGAAGATGAAGAAAAAGAGAAAGAATAA
- a CDS encoding 4Fe-4S binding protein codes for MIVNEWCMYCGECAGVCPRCLIEVRETSLIFNEEGCKDCRICVQVCPVNALAKEE; via the coding sequence ATGATAGTTAATGAATGGTGCATGTACTGCGGGGAATGTGCAGGTGTTTGCCCTCGCTGTTTAATCGAAGTCCGCGAGACAAGTTTAATTTTCAACGAAGAAGGATGTAAAGACTGCAGGATATGTGTTCAAGTATGTCCTGTCAATGCTTTAGCCAAAGAGGAATAA